In Acropora muricata isolate sample 2 chromosome 13, ASM3666990v1, whole genome shotgun sequence, the DNA window aaatcaAATTCGGCTAATCTAATTGATTAAATATCTCGTGTGCCGAAATCAAATGATTTGATTCGACGGTTGAAAAGTTCCACGTTTGAATCGGACCTAATCTATGGCAAGGGCAGTAATAGAGTAATAAGCTTCTGTACTGTTCGGTAGGCAATTACCATGCCATAAAGACCTTTCCTTTCGTGGTGCGTAGTTAGGCAGCAATagaaattgttcttgtttggtTCTTTTATTCGATTTCTCATTTGATGCAGTCACCGCGCCCCAATTGATTAATAGATGTTCACTCTGAGGAGTTCTTCGGGAAATTATCATAATCTGCTTGTTTTCCAGTAGCATTATGATACAATATACGCGCTTCAAAAGCTGCTGATGGAGCTCCTAATGCCAGGCACCTGATATGCACGGTACTCATATCCTTCCAGTGACTGCTAAGCTGACATGCAATATTGAGACGAGGAGGATTTCCTTGCAAATCATATGTGAATATCTTGAGTCTACAAAAccttaattttctttctttaatttctcaGGATATTACATGTACATAGAAACCTCTAGTCCTCGCGTGCAGGGCGATTTGGCGAGACTGAGCACACCTGCGTTATCATTTAGCGGGGCTACGTATATTACTTTCTTCTACCATATGTATGGTGCAACAATTGGACACCTGGAGGTGACGGTAAACGGCCGAAACGTCTTCTCTGCAAGTGATAATAAAGGCAACTCTTGGTTAGAAGCCAGCATAAATTTGAATCTCCGGGGAAACTATCCGGTAAGAAATATGTCCATCGTGGTAAAACTGGCTGTTGCAGGTGGCAAATGAGGTGTGCGGCTGGTTTTATTCAAATCAAACTGATCAACATATCTCATATCCAAGTTACAGCTTTGGCACTGTTGTGCTCAAGATCTTTACAAGTAGTGTATCCTTAGTCTTAAACTGAAGATAAACTCAGACTAATAACTCGGACTAAATATTTAAACACGCTGAATGCTCAAGCAGTACGATAGCTCTAAGCAGCGTACCTTATCACTACGCAAGAGATCATTTGAGAGATGGACTTCCCCATACGTTATGATAATTTGTTGTATCGCGTCTTGTTgggttttcttttcattgccATGACACAACATGTGCGTCGTCAATCAAAATTGACCAATTAAAATAAAACCTAGAAAGAACGTACTTAACAACCTTATTAAGGCTCAGGTATGGGAACTAGAATAAACTCCCTTTCGTTATTTCATCTTGCTTTACATCAGTAGACCTATCAAGATTAGCGCAGGAATGCCGTGAGTCTTGGACTTAGCGGGCTTCTCTTTGGAACACTTAGTTTGAGTGTGGTTTATAATCCAAATTTCACGGTTGGTTTAATGTAAACCACACTGCCTAACTATTTTATGTTTGTCATCCCCTGAAGGTTACTTTTACGGGAGTCACAGGAAGTAGCTTTACCGGCGATATTGCTATAGATGACTTCTCTTTGAGAGCAGGAACTTGTGTTTCGGGCActcaaaaattattgttttatattAATCGTAAATCTCGCCAGTTTCCCACCGAACAGTGTAAGAAAACCATCCTGATCTCTCGAAGATGGATTGGTTAGAAAGTAACGACAAGTAACATTTCAATGTTTTGGAGCCCTGGGGATAAAAATGCTACCTACCAGATTCATATTCATCCCACTTTATGGATTTGACCCTTTTAAATTTACTTACTGGTTGGCTTGTGCAGCATTtgaaaaacaactctaatgaatTGGAGGGATAATATGTTAAAAGCTCGGAGAAACGTGAATTGATTTTATCCTCCCTTTTCTATCCAACTCGAAACACTTTGTTATTATCTTTTCTATTGTATCCTAGGTTCAAACTCATCTCCCCCTATCACGGCGACTTCGATTCTGACACCATCACCTAAGAAAACAGCCTCTATAGCTACTTTAAAAGCCTCACTCCTTCCCAAAAGTCTCCTGCACTTCTGCTACCCCTCGTCCAAAGAATTTATAACTTGCTTCCCTTATGATGAAGCCTTAAAACAGTTCATGTATTCGGCGATCCATCTAAATCATAAGATCATCAAGAGCGGCTGACATTTCGAAAGCGAACTTCCATTTGGTTTTCACATGTTAACACGATAAATCATGAAGTTGACTTTTTAGGCATTTATACCCGGTGCAAAAGTAGAAAGACTTTCCGCCTTTGACCTTCGAGTCACCGATGAAGACACTTTTGACGCAAGCAACCTTAATCACGGCTCCTTTTTCCAGCCTTTGATTGCAACTTCTACACATCAACAATTGTGCAATTTTGTGCAGGCCACAAATGACGACTTCAACTGGACACGACTCAAAGGAAGCACGTCGTCttaccatagttagtagactaaGCGGttggttcaaaacaaaatttctgttTAATTACTACTCGCTCGGTGATTCAGTTAACAAATCAATCCGATGTTTTAGTAGTACTAATTTTTTACCAGTTTTAAGTGTAGTTTATGTGCTTACTTGTTTTGCGCTCTCTTGTCGTGCCAACCATTCTACacaatttatttgaaaaatgagtaataCTTATGTTCGTTTTTCTCCATTATTACCTATACCGCACAGCGCTACGATGCGACATaagattattttattatttttcacatggctcgttttcctttgtttttccaGGCTGATTGTATTGAATAAACCCCACTAATTAGCAACTGTCTTACTATCTCGGGTaatattagaattgataatCCCCTAGGtgaatattacagaaatattcccCTCGCAGCACACCACATGCATTGGCAAACAAGACCACACCTTTACTTCAACAATGTTGaatttattttgcaaaaattgttacattttaaatactagtgaacagttgctcaaattgaaaacatgagaattgcTTACCATTGCCACAGTTCTAAAACCTCacccatgtgaaaaataagcccgTTATTTAATTTATAGGTGATTGTTCAACTCCCGGGCTGCGCCCTAAAAGTAACCCTTACTCATGGAAGGaaattaaaagaataattacaagCTTCTGTGCTGTTCTTTAGGACTTTCCGTAGGCATCGAAACCTTTCCTTTCGTGGTGCGTCAGTTAAAAGTACAAATTGTTCTTATTTAGTTCTTTAAATCGTTTTCTCGTTCACCTATCACGCATAGAAATTAAGATCGAATATTGcaattgttttagtacaaaTCTGGAACGCTTACGAGGACGGGGTGATAGAATAATCTGGAATACTGCCCATTTGTGCTCTGAACAGGTGGTTACAGGTCTCGTCTTCCGACGTTCTTTTGAGATAAGAAGAGAAAAACGACGTTGTTAAACTTGTTGAAACGTGTCTCAAGGGAGTGGTCCCAAGCAATTATTTCTCCGAATATTTCCAACTTAGAGGACAAAATATtcataattagtaaatttttagctcaggataatgattttccagctttctgattggttccgtaagcccatgatatgagccattatcgttaagtttgaccaaataaggaaaaactgatggcgaatttcttgtgctgaaattttggaggtcggaaaaaattgtttcgcggcgtcttcggtaaagaaaatgtcacgatttgaggaggtttcacccgaaaaaatcaagagaatcgcttgaaaatttaccaaaacagttattcttctcggacttgccggatatgagctaataataaccaactcggcctacggcctcgttggttatatatatcagctcatatccggcgcgtcctcgaagaataactgttaattatgacACTTGGTCTAAGACCAAATTAGTTATTGATAGAGTTAAATTAGAATCGACCAAAAGAGCTAGCGTTTTTTTGTAAAGGGGCAGATATTTTTGGTAACTGTATATGAATCTGGTTCCAGTTCTTTTTGTATAGCTTCagttttttgtagttttttagATTTCtgcaaattttcctttttattttgttttcaacttgtttattcatttattttacgCAGGCTCCAAATTGGATAGCAGTTTTTAGAACTGAAATAGTCACCCTGCATAAatatgtttattattatttttatgaatCTACTAGTCGTTTAAAACTACATAAGTAAATTATCTTAATCTTCTCGGCAGACACTTAATTAAAAAACGCGAATAAGCGGCTACCATTTAGTTGACAACCGTTTTACTATTTACAAAAAATAGATAGCGACTAGCGTAGCTAATGAGAGAGCGGATTTTTATGATTACAACATTCAGTATGAGATGAGGAGGGTTTTCTAGCAAATCACGAGTGAATCTGATGGGTTCAAGAaggtttattattttattttctcaggaCATTATATGTACATAGAAACCTCTAGTACTCGAGTGCAGGGCGATCTGGCAAAACTGAGCTCCCCTGCGTTTACATTCAGAGGGGCCACATGTATAACATTCTTCTACCATATGTATGGTGCAACAACTGGACGCCTGGAGGTGACGGTAAACGGCCGAAACGTCTTCTCTGCAAATGGTAATAAAGGCAAGTCTTGGTTAGAAGCCAACATAAATTTGAATCTCCAGGGAAACTATCCGGTAAGAAATATATCCATCGTAGTAAAACTGGATGTTGCACGTGGCAAAATGACGTGCGCAACTGACTGCTCAATAAATTTCACTTGTGCCGTTCTTGTTTTAAAGCTCTTTGTAAGTACACCTTAGGCCTTCATTGTTGATAAACTCGGAGTGAAAATGATAGTCAACGAGCTGCAAACGCGCTGACTGCTCGAGCAACGTGACAGCTCTGACCTCCTTACTTTGTCAATGCACAAGGGAATTTAAGGCAAGGAATTCCCCATTCCCCGTTGTGATTTTGTTGTATTCCGAGCTATGCTGTGAAACAGAGTGGTCGAGTGAGGCAGACGCTGGACTCGTGACGCGAAGGTTTCGAATTCCAGTCCTGCTCTGACCACTAACTGTAGTTTTCTTGTTAATCCCGAGTTTAAATCCTCCCGCACTCTTGTAagtagccaactggtctgcctcctgccagccGGAATTCGTAATCTATATTGTTCCATTTACACTCAGTGTTTGCTGGTCACATCCCTGAGAGGCCGAGCGTCGATAAAAACCAGGAACATGGCGCGATCTCAGTCTTCTGTCAGGCCTGCTTATACATATAGAAGGTCATAAAAAGGTGCTTGGTTAATCGGCTCCAAGAACAAATTGGCCAATTTGGACGAGTTCTCAAAAAAAACCCACCTTGTATGATTATGCAAAATTAGCTCTctccctcattttctcttgccTTTAATAAAGAGACTTTAGTTACGAAGATTAGCCGGGCCTTAGATTTAAAAGGACTTCTCTTTAGAATGCTAAGTGTGGGTGTGGCTTAAAATCTGAATTTCGCGGCTGTCTTTATGCTAACCGCGCACTGCCTTTTATCGTCTTAATCCGTTGAAGGTTATTATTACTGGAGTCAGAGGAAGTAGCTACATCAGCGATATTGCAATAGATGACTTCTTTGTGAGAGCAGGGTCTTGTCCTTCAGGTACACGAAATGATTGTGTTCTATTAATAGTACATTTCGCCATTTTACCACAGGAGAGTACAGCAGCACAAGAAGGCCGCTCTCTCGAAAATGGAAAAGATTATTTGTCTCAAAATAGCGGAATACAATGCCAAGTGGTTACATCCTCAAAAACATGTCAATATTTCGGAGCTGCGGAGATTAGACAACAACAAGGATAACAGCAATTTTACGAACTTGTACCTCTAAATTTAATTACCTGTTGCCTTTGGCAACAATATTGTGCTGAAAAGGTGATTGTAACTCGTAGAAACACGAAATACTTTGTTATTATCTTCTCTATTGTGTTCAGTTAGTAGGTTGAAACTCATCTCCCCCTTTCACGGCGACTTCCATTACGATACCAACACCTTGGAAAACAGCCTATCCAAACGTTTCAAAACAGCCATCACAACTCTCTGCATAACTCTCTTGTGTTACTACTCTCCCCTTCGtccaaaagaaaaacttaaactTATCTTCTCTTATGATGAGTACTTATAACAATACATTTATTCGGGGATCGATTCAGACCTTAGCACTAGCAAGAGCAACTCTTTCTAGCCGGCCAGAGTTATCTTACAGAACCGTTTAAAAGTAAGTTATCAACCTAGTGCGAGACGCGAATCGCGTCGCACTCAAAGCGAATCACGGGGAGCGCAACATTATGTCCAAGAAATAGTAAGTATAGTGGCTCAAAACGAAAGCATAACATAAGTTCATTTCAAGTGTTTGGAAAACCCCGTTGAGCAGAAGCGTCTGATGTTGGATTCTTTTGCATGTATAATTCCGTTTCTGTAAGACAATATTCTCTAAGACTCTAAGCCTGAGTTTTTACTTGTTTAAGGTTCTTGCGGAGTCCGTCCTCAAACAGGTCAAGCAAGTAAGTTATCAACCTAGTGCGAGACGCGAATCGCGTCGCACTCAAAGCGAATCACGGGGAGCGCAACATTATGTCCAAGAAATAGTAAGTATAGTGGCTCAAAACGAAAGCATAACATAAGTTCATTTCAAGTGTTTGGAAAACCCCGTTGAGCAGAAGCGTCTGATGTTGGATTCTTTTGCATGTATAATTCCGTTTCTGTAAGACAATATTCTCTAAGACTCTAAGCCTGAGTTTTTACTTGTTTAAGGTTCTTGCGGAGTCCGTCCTCAAACAGGTCAAGCAAGGATTGTCGGGGGAAATCAGGCCCAACCCGGAGTCCGTCCTCAAACAGGTCAAGCAAGGATTGTCGGGGGAAATCAGGCCCAACCCGGTGGCTGGCCCTGGCAGGCTATGTTACGCACTCTTTCAGGCATTCAAATCTGCGGAGGTTCCCTGCTGACTAATCGATGGGTTGTTACTGCAGCCCACTGTGTTACAGGAGAAACTCCCAGCTCAATCTTCGTAAGGTAtacaaaacaaacgcttttctGTCCCTTGTGTGATTAAAGTTTTGTTCTCACAGAACTTTACTTACAAGACTCGTTCACCTTGTACTGTAAAATACGAAAAGTTTAGGAGAAATTATATTTGGAAAGTTAGATACGAAAAGTAGTctccttttttgtttccttctcaTGATCAATCTGGGCTTTCTCTCACTCTCTCGCACTCGTAGCCTCTTAGTTGCTTTATTTCTTGCCttatgtcttttctttttttattagaCTTGGTGCTCATTCGCGCACTTTAGCCTCCACGGGTTTCGAACAAGACTTTTCTGTGAGCAAAATTATCACGCACCCGTCTTACTTTTGTCCACTCAATAGCAGCTACGATATCGCGTTGCTTAAACTGTCGGCACCAGCTACTCTAAACCGGTAAGCTATGCTAAAACTAAATTTCAATTAAATCTCAAATGTGTAAGAAGAGCAACTTAGGATATGGAATACGCATCGAAAACCATATATCAAGAGAGAAGCGAGGCAAAATTCTCATATGCAAATCCTAACATGCAAATGTTTCATCCGTAGTGGAAGAGCACCTAGTAGATATTGAAGGCTAGTTTAAAGGAgaactaaaggcaaaaaaataagaattttttattaattttacacttttgaccatgcacaataatgttttcaactttttttcttgcatatccgtcgttttttcacctaaaaaaaaatttttattccgattttgggccatcagcattgcggctcagaatagaagagtcagcggtcatttttgcagcttatgacgtatgatatgggaaAGACATGCGAGAACGCTCCATAAAAAAGCATCCTCTTGTTTCCTCTGCTGGCCATAATAGTGTATTGCTGTGCACCACTTGTGTTTAtcttgtttctcttgattacgaaatctctcttccccatccttccccatatcatacgtcacagcaggctgctgatttagtttttgagctcacaatgaagaggtcgcaaaagcgggaagaatccaacttcgaacgtaattttctcgcaaaaaacagtaaacgagagaaaataactttacaaagttaacttcacttatgttagactttgcaaaaaaaatgttggaaaaattgctgatttcggccttcagttcccctttaaaGGCACTTTACTCGAAGATAATCAGGAAAAGTAACGGCCCAAATGAAACAGATGGTTGAAATCCTAAcaggcaggaggcagaccagttagCTATTATGCCTCGTATGCAGAAGTCTACCTAAAACAATTCTCTGGGTTTATTTAGACTGCAAACTGTCGTTTATGTTTTTCTTGAGACCTAAATGAGGGACAATCCGGGCCTTAAATTTCCGCTGCGTATTTTTTAGCATGTCTCTTCAGCTCAACTATTCCCATGTAGGTCATTTCTCCGTTAAATCTTTACTCCATTTTTGTTAGGAGAGTGAACCTGGTATGTCTTCCATCTGGCGTACCGGCCCCAACTGACGGCACCAGATGCTGGATCACTGGTTGGGGTCAACTGGCCTTCGGAGGAGCCGATCCTGCCAACCTTATGCAGGCTACGGTTCCTATCGCAAGCCGTGCCCGATGTGAAAGAGCTTATCCAGGCGAGATCGACGACTCAATGATCTGCGCAGGGCTTGATCAGGGTGGAGTTGACACATGTCAGGGAGACAGCGGAGGGCCGATGGTTTGTGAAACTGGTGGAAGGTACTATCTGCAAGGCGTCACAAGCTGGGGCTATGGATGTGCTAGCCCTGGAAAGTTTGGTGTTTACGCCAAGGTGACATACGTCCTGAACTGGCTTCGGAGCGAAATGGCAAAGAACTAGACCAACCGTGCAATGGGTTCATTCATGGACGGGGATATTAAATACGTGGGTTTTAAGTTTTTCTTCAGATTAGAGTAAAAGGAGAAAATGTCCTTGATTGTAGAAGAACAAAACGAAATAAAAGCATTTAAAACGTATTCTCATTTGTGTTTAAATTATCACTTATTTGAGTATAGTTCACCTCGGTTGTGGCGAGGAGAATTCTTAGCAACTCCAAAACCTTAAAAAAGGGCCCCTAACGAGCTGTAAACGATCATGGTGGCTGACatttaacgctttaactgccgtaggcgctcTCATGACACTAATAGATTTTAGTCTGTCTAACTTtggacgattttactcgtcaatggggaaccccttggcagtgaaagggttaatggcTACTGAGAGGCGCAAAAGTGAATCATATGAATCGTATGAcctttattcatttcaattgaattgaaatgaaaGGGAATGATGTCAGAGGTTATGCCTTTCAGGGGTATCCGCTCAAagcaaggccagaccacaacaccagcgATGGCTCAAACGGGGCTCGAACCCATAACCTCTTTATTACCTTGTAGTACTTGAAATGAAATTTCGGGAAAATAAATAAGGCAAAGTTTACGGAAAACTGTTTCGCTACATCAGGGCACTAAGGGGCAATGAATCTGCAAATGGCTGAAAATATGAGGAACGCCAGAAGAAAGCAGGAAATTTATCGCCGAAAAAATCGAACTGGTACGATACGTTCTCAGGGAcgtaaccaggatttttcaaagggggttGGGGTCACACTGATTCAAACAGAGGCTACTCACCAGATTGTAATTTCGACCTCCACATCGTATTTTACTTAATGTTACATTTTTCGGATGAGCAGTGAAACAAAGCAAATGGCAAAAAAGTGGGCTTTTCAACAATGACTTTTAAGGCCAAGACTTCGTCATGGCGTCTTCGCCATACGTAAGACCTGTCGGGCAAGCGATGAGAACTTCAAAATATTCAATAACATAACTTTTTACAATAGGTACGAACATTCCAGGAGTAACGCAAACCAGTAACGCTACTGTGACTATAAACATGTTCTCTGCCACTTTTTTCTCTCTCCTATACAGGTTAGATAGATTCTGCTTAGAGAAGGCATCATGCATTTGTTTGTTATTGCGTCAAATAGCGATAAAAATTCGAACATAGTTCGCGACCATAACTGTAAACTCCACCTAACCCAAAACTAAGCTTAAGACGTAATTTGCTGCTGTGTCACGCAAAATTGAAGCCAACAATGTCACCAACGTCAGATATGTTGTTCCAGTTGCTATGACTACCAGTAAAGCATCTGTCAGGAGAAAGCAAGATAATAAGTAAAATAACATAGTATTGATAGTAATTAGTAAAATAAGCCATGATAATgacattagagagctttagattcgaggacgaggacgaagac includes these proteins:
- the LOC136895255 gene encoding trypsin-like; amino-acid sequence: MYGATTGRLEVTVNGRNVFSANGNKGKSWLEANINLNLQGNYPVIITGVRGSSYISDIAIDDFFVRAGSCPSGSCGVRPQTGQASSCGVRPQTGQARIVGGNQAQPGVRPQTGQARIVGGNQAQPGGWPWQAMLRTLSGIQICGGSLLTNRWVVTAAHCVTGETPSSIFVRLGAHSRTLASTGFEQDFSVSKIITHPSYFCPLNSSYDIALLKLSAPATLNRRVNLVCLPSGVPAPTDGTRCWITGWGQLAFGGADPANLMQATVPIASRARCERAYPGEIDDSMICAGLDQGGVDTCQGDSGGPMVCETGGRYYLQGVTSWGYGCASPGKFGVYAKVTYVLNWLRSEMAKN